The Stenotrophomonas maltophilia genome includes a region encoding these proteins:
- a CDS encoding LysR family transcriptional regulator, which translates to MDRIDRFRIFTRVVECASFTRAADQLGLPRSTVSAAIAELEQRLGTRLLQRSTRRVSTTHDGDVFHARCLRLIAEVEDAESLFRQDDAQPVGLLKIDVPSRIGRRIIAPALPDFFARHPQVEVDLGMTDRAVNLIEDGCDAVLRVGQLGDSSLVARTLGQLDFVNVAAPAYMREYGVPQQPADLQQHRAVNYASPTTARVEPWEWQEGTQLRTLPMPGWVRVNSAEASIACCVAGLGLLQIPRYDVQAELQSGALVEVMPQYVAQPLPVTLLQPHRQHRAQRVQVFIEWLLPVLRSGLQLQ; encoded by the coding sequence ATGGACCGGATCGATCGCTTCCGCATCTTCACCCGGGTGGTGGAGTGCGCCAGCTTCACCCGCGCCGCCGACCAGCTCGGCCTGCCCCGCTCCACCGTCTCGGCAGCCATTGCGGAGCTGGAGCAGCGGCTCGGTACCCGCCTGCTGCAGCGTTCGACCCGCAGGGTGTCGACCACCCACGACGGCGACGTGTTCCATGCCCGCTGCCTGCGCCTGATCGCCGAGGTTGAAGACGCCGAATCGCTGTTCCGGCAGGACGATGCGCAGCCGGTGGGTCTGCTGAAGATCGACGTGCCAAGTCGCATCGGCCGCCGCATCATCGCCCCGGCGCTGCCCGACTTCTTCGCGCGCCATCCGCAGGTGGAAGTCGACCTGGGCATGACCGACCGCGCGGTGAACCTGATCGAAGACGGCTGCGATGCGGTGCTGCGGGTCGGGCAGCTGGGCGATTCCAGCCTGGTGGCCCGCACGCTGGGCCAGCTGGACTTCGTCAACGTTGCCGCGCCGGCCTACATGCGCGAGTACGGTGTGCCGCAGCAACCTGCCGACCTGCAGCAGCACCGGGCGGTGAACTACGCGTCACCGACCACGGCGCGGGTGGAACCGTGGGAGTGGCAGGAGGGTACGCAGCTACGCACATTGCCGATGCCCGGCTGGGTGCGGGTGAACAGTGCCGAGGCATCGATTGCGTGCTGCGTGGCGGGGCTGGGGCTGCTGCAGATTCCGCGCTACGACGTACAGGCCGAACTGCAGTCAGGCGCATTGGTGGAGGTGATGCCGCAGTACGTGGCGCAGCCGTTACCGGTGACCCTGCTGCAGCCGCACCGGCAACACCGCGCGCAACGCGTGCAGGTATTCATCGAATGGCTGCTGCCAGTGCTACGGAGCGGCCTGCAGCTACAGTAG
- the leuB gene encoding 3-isopropylmalate dehydrogenase — translation MHAEIVVLPGDGIGPEVAAAAVAVLKAVAERFNHTFTFSEHDIGGIAIDRHGEPLSASTLTACQAANAVLLGAVGGPKWSDPNAKVRPEQGLLAIRKALGLYANLRPVRTHEAALHASPIKAELLQGVDFVVVRELTGGIYFGDKTRNADSASDLCRYTVAEIERVLRSAFRLARQRRGKVTSVDKANVLETSRLWRDVAARIGREEFPDVALEHQLVDSMAMHLLAKPREYDVIVTENMFGDILTDEASMLAGSLGLLPSASLGEPGAVGIYEPIHGSAPDIAGKGIANPYATIFSAAMLLRHSLGLETEAAAVEAAVHAVLDDGVFTADLAAKGQAVSTAAATDAVLAKLN, via the coding sequence ACACCTTCACCTTCAGCGAGCACGACATCGGTGGCATCGCCATCGACCGCCACGGCGAGCCGCTGTCGGCCTCGACGTTGACTGCCTGCCAGGCCGCCAACGCGGTGCTGCTGGGCGCGGTCGGCGGCCCGAAGTGGTCCGATCCCAATGCCAAGGTGCGCCCGGAACAGGGCCTGCTGGCGATCCGCAAGGCGCTGGGCCTGTATGCCAACCTGCGCCCGGTGCGTACCCACGAAGCCGCACTGCACGCCTCGCCGATCAAGGCCGAGCTGCTTCAGGGCGTGGACTTCGTGGTGGTACGCGAACTGACCGGCGGCATCTACTTCGGCGACAAGACCCGCAACGCCGACAGCGCCAGCGACCTGTGCCGCTACACCGTGGCCGAGATCGAACGCGTGCTGCGCAGTGCCTTCCGCCTGGCCCGGCAGCGCCGCGGCAAGGTCACCTCGGTGGACAAGGCCAACGTGCTGGAGACCTCGCGCCTGTGGCGTGACGTGGCCGCGCGCATCGGCCGCGAGGAATTCCCGGACGTTGCACTGGAGCACCAGCTGGTCGATTCCATGGCCATGCACCTGCTGGCCAAGCCGCGCGAGTACGACGTGATCGTGACCGAGAACATGTTCGGCGACATCCTCACCGACGAAGCCTCGATGCTGGCCGGCTCGCTCGGCCTGCTGCCGTCGGCCTCGCTGGGCGAACCCGGTGCAGTCGGCATCTACGAGCCCATCCATGGTTCGGCCCCGGACATCGCTGGCAAGGGCATCGCCAATCCGTACGCGACGATCTTCAGCGCCGCGATGCTGCTGCGCCATTCGCTGGGGTTGGAAACGGAAGCCGCTGCGGTGGAAGCCGCCGTGCACGCCGTGCTGGACGATGGCGTGTTCACCGCCGATCTGGCCGCCAAGGGCCAGGCGGTGAGCACGGCAGCCGCCACCGACGCGGTGCTGGCCAAACTCAACTGA